Proteins co-encoded in one Bacteroidota bacterium genomic window:
- a CDS encoding T9SS type A sorting domain-containing protein, with translation MATFWLKYRILIYLFVLPFIIACSTKQETSEKEEALEALQFMSRMNSYPNNDVPADAFGKAYDYFIQHYKNTAAKNTSSLLPWNNIGPSNNGGRTISIAIDPIDTNVVWLGSASGGLWKTTVGGIGPNAWQPVETGFPVLGVSSIAINPQNHNEIFIGTGETYSYGTAYNGLIIRTTRGSHGIGILKTTNGGLTWTHSLNWLYQQQRGVWKIVYNYQNTNTLLATTTDGIYKSFDSGASWFQTDSTKMAMDLVMDPTDTNIVYAGIGNLGTAGTGVYKSTDAGSTWVQLVNGLPVINTGRTCIAINPLNPSVVLAHIADDLISNGLYKSTNKGLSWTLLNGNDFASYQGWYSKCLLFSQADTNTIYVGGVYGFKSVDGGASFNQITTYNPNNLADEPWPDLHDLVVNPSDPTKLYLLTDAGLYRSNNGGQNWRSCLDGYRVAQFYLGSVSQSNANIAIAGAQDHGTQRYNGTSEWEWVLGGDGTCNGINKLNDFEQYASYQNLNLRGSTDQGLTFFNSVFSDTGAFVSPFEIAPSNQNIMYAGSSFLSRSDDKGFTWNSFGPYGNSKILSLGISSSNPLKVYFASAPTSTDSMKFYVSINGGASVTDISAGLPNRYPRDIAVNPNNDNELFTVFSGFGSGHVFYSSNAGQTWMDISGTLPDVPFHSILFYSQVLIAGSDLGVFYSSDTGTVWQHAGNGVPDALQVFDLEYSPADQNLVAFTHGRGVYKTPIAPFLTGIKKATESSANFELKYDAISKLLSVSNTFHEAVWIKIYDAKDRVVISQTLEGKKLLLLNAAAWSSGVYLTQIGSPKSTATKRIVIY, from the coding sequence ATGGCTACATTTTGGTTGAAATATAGAATTTTGATTTACTTATTCGTACTTCCTTTTATTATTGCTTGTTCAACAAAACAGGAAACAAGTGAAAAGGAAGAGGCTTTAGAAGCCTTGCAATTTATGAGCAGAATGAATAGTTACCCTAACAACGATGTGCCGGCTGATGCTTTTGGGAAAGCCTATGATTACTTTATCCAGCACTATAAAAACACAGCAGCAAAAAATACTTCTAGCTTATTGCCATGGAATAATATTGGTCCTAGTAACAATGGAGGACGCACCATTTCTATTGCTATTGATCCGATAGATACCAATGTTGTTTGGCTTGGCTCTGCTTCTGGAGGTTTATGGAAAACAACGGTTGGTGGTATTGGACCAAATGCATGGCAGCCGGTTGAGACAGGATTTCCGGTGCTTGGTGTTAGTTCCATTGCCATCAATCCGCAAAATCACAATGAAATTTTTATCGGTACAGGTGAGACGTATAGTTATGGAACTGCCTATAATGGTTTAATTATTCGAACTACTCGAGGTAGCCATGGTATTGGAATTTTAAAAACTACTAATGGTGGACTCACCTGGACACATAGCTTGAATTGGCTGTATCAGCAGCAGAGAGGCGTTTGGAAAATAGTTTACAATTATCAAAACACCAATACACTGCTTGCAACAACTACCGATGGCATTTACAAATCATTTGATTCAGGTGCAAGTTGGTTTCAAACTGACTCCACAAAAATGGCTATGGATTTAGTTATGGATCCAACGGATACCAATATAGTATACGCCGGAATAGGAAATTTAGGTACTGCCGGCACGGGTGTTTATAAATCAACTGACGCCGGAAGCACTTGGGTGCAACTAGTAAATGGCTTACCGGTAATTAATACCGGAAGAACCTGTATTGCTATTAATCCGCTTAATCCATCGGTTGTATTAGCACACATTGCCGACGATTTAATTTCTAACGGTTTATATAAATCAACCAATAAAGGCCTAAGCTGGACTTTACTAAATGGAAACGACTTTGCCTCTTATCAAGGCTGGTATAGCAAATGCTTACTTTTTAGTCAAGCCGATACGAACACCATTTATGTGGGCGGTGTGTATGGTTTTAAATCTGTTGACGGAGGAGCAAGTTTTAATCAAATCACGACTTATAACCCAAACAATTTAGCAGATGAGCCTTGGCCTGATTTACACGACTTAGTTGTAAATCCTAGTGATCCAACTAAACTATATTTGCTAACAGATGCAGGTCTCTATCGATCCAATAACGGAGGTCAAAATTGGCGGTCGTGTTTAGATGGTTATAGAGTGGCGCAGTTTTATTTAGGAAGTGTATCTCAGAGCAATGCTAATATTGCCATAGCTGGAGCCCAAGACCATGGTACGCAGCGATACAATGGAACAAGTGAATGGGAGTGGGTTTTAGGGGGTGATGGAACTTGTAATGGTATTAACAAGTTAAATGATTTTGAGCAGTATGCATCTTATCAAAACCTGAATCTTAGAGGTTCAACCGATCAAGGCCTTACATTTTTTAATTCGGTTTTTTCGGATACAGGAGCCTTTGTTTCTCCATTTGAAATAGCACCTTCCAACCAAAATATCATGTATGCCGGATCAAGTTTTTTATCTAGAAGTGATGATAAAGGATTTACATGGAATTCATTCGGCCCTTATGGGAACAGTAAAATATTGAGTCTTGGAATTTCTTCATCAAATCCATTAAAAGTATATTTTGCATCTGCTCCTACATCAACAGATTCTATGAAGTTTTATGTAAGTATAAATGGTGGTGCTAGTGTGACTGATATTTCTGCTGGTTTGCCGAATCGTTATCCACGTGATATAGCTGTTAACCCCAATAACGATAATGAATTGTTTACGGTTTTTAGCGGATTCGGATCCGGGCATGTGTTTTATTCGAGCAATGCCGGACAAACATGGATGGATATTAGCGGTACATTGCCCGATGTGCCTTTTCATAGTATTTTGTTTTATTCACAGGTGTTGATAGCAGGTAGCGATTTAGGAGTTTTTTATTCAAGTGATACGGGAACTGTATGGCAACATGCTGGAAACGGAGTGCCGGATGCCTTGCAAGTTTTTGATTTAGAATACTCACCGGCAGATCAAAACCTTGTTGCATTTACGCATGGGAGAGGAGTTTACAAAACCCCCATTGCTCCTTTTTTAACAGGAATAAAAAAGGCAACTGAAAGTTCAGCAAATTTTGAATTGAAGTACGATGCCATTTCAAAACTACTGAGTGTTTCAAATACTTTTCACGAGGCTGTATGGATTAAAATTTACGATGCAAAAGACCGTGTTGTTATAAGTCAAACACTAGAAGGTAAAAAATTATTGCTATTAAATGCTGCTGCTTGGTCAAGTGGCGTTTATTTAACTCAAATCGGTTCTCCAAAATCAACGGCAACCAAACGAATTGTTATTTATTAA
- a CDS encoding NAD(P)/FAD-dependent oxidoreductase — protein MKYDFVIIGSGLGGLECAVILSREGYSVCVLEKNRQLGGNLQIFVRDKAIFDTGIHYIGGLEKGQNLERYFNYLGLSGKLKLKKLDEDGFDIVSFDNDPIEYKYAQGYENFKRTLLGYFPDEEAAITAYCEKLIEISHSFPLYKVESGNASIIGTKFLEINTHDYIASLTNNEKLRNVLAGTNPLYAGVADKTPLYVHALVINTYIESSWKCIDGGAQIATQLSKTIKEHGGIIRNYAEVVKFNFEGDSIESLELKDGEKVFGKQYISNIHPSITLEMIEPGKLRKSYVNRISSLENSLSVFIVQIVFKEKSFPYLNHNYYHYKSDNVWDTMDYTEETWPKGYALFCPASSRSGEYADCMSVMAYMHYDEVKEWETTFHTIPKNVSLRSESYVEFKKRKGEKLIDELEKKFPNIRSCIKSYTCSTPLSYRDYIGTKDGSMYGILKDHKDPLRTFISPKTKVPNLYLTGQNLNMHGVLGVTIGAVVTCSEILGMDYLIQKIKEA, from the coding sequence ATGAAGTACGATTTTGTAATTATTGGAAGTGGATTAGGCGGGCTAGAATGTGCCGTTATATTAAGTCGTGAAGGATACAGCGTGTGTGTGCTTGAAAAAAATCGACAGCTTGGTGGAAACCTTCAAATATTTGTTCGCGACAAAGCCATCTTCGACACAGGAATTCATTATATCGGTGGTTTAGAAAAAGGTCAAAATTTAGAACGGTATTTCAACTATCTCGGCTTAAGTGGAAAATTAAAATTGAAAAAGTTGGATGAGGATGGATTTGATATTGTGAGTTTTGACAATGACCCGATTGAGTACAAATATGCGCAAGGTTATGAGAATTTTAAGCGAACACTACTTGGCTATTTTCCAGATGAAGAAGCTGCCATAACTGCCTATTGCGAAAAACTAATTGAGATCAGTCATAGCTTTCCTCTGTATAAAGTAGAGAGTGGCAATGCGTCTATTATTGGTACAAAATTTTTAGAAATAAATACGCACGATTACATAGCCTCGCTTACAAATAACGAAAAACTAAGAAATGTACTTGCAGGTACGAATCCCCTATATGCAGGTGTTGCCGATAAAACGCCACTTTATGTGCATGCTCTTGTAATTAATACCTATATTGAAAGTTCATGGAAATGTATTGATGGAGGAGCACAAATAGCTACTCAACTATCGAAAACAATTAAAGAACATGGAGGGATTATTCGAAATTATGCTGAAGTTGTTAAGTTTAATTTTGAAGGAGATTCCATCGAATCGCTTGAGTTAAAAGATGGAGAAAAAGTGTTTGGTAAACAGTATATTTCCAATATTCATCCAAGCATTACTCTTGAAATGATTGAGCCGGGAAAACTTCGAAAATCCTATGTAAACCGAATCAGTTCACTCGAAAATTCGCTATCTGTTTTTATTGTTCAAATTGTATTTAAGGAGAAAAGTTTCCCCTATCTCAACCACAATTATTATCATTATAAAAGTGATAATGTTTGGGATACGATGGATTACACAGAAGAAACTTGGCCCAAAGGTTATGCACTTTTTTGTCCGGCTTCATCACGTTCCGGTGAATATGCCGATTGCATGTCGGTAATGGCTTACATGCATTACGATGAAGTAAAAGAATGGGAAACTACTTTTCATACCATACCTAAAAATGTTTCCCTTAGAAGTGAGAGTTACGTTGAATTTAAAAAGCGAAAAGGAGAAAAATTAATAGATGAATTAGAGAAAAAATTCCCAAACATTCGCTCCTGTATTAAATCTTACACTTGCTCAACTCCCCTTTCCTATCGCGATTATATTGGTACCAAGGATGGCAGCATGTATGGCATTTTAAAAGATCACAAAGACCCTTTGAGAACATTCATTTCGCCTAAAACCAAAGTGCCCAATTTATACCTTACCGGTCAAAATTTAAACATGCATGGTGTATTGGGTGTAACTATTGGCGCTGTTGTTACTTGCTCCGAAATACTTGGTATGGATTATTTGATTCAGAAAATAAAAGAAGCTTAA
- a CDS encoding T9SS type A sorting domain-containing protein: protein MNKRSTRTFPKGNNCFTTALYASIFLVLYFLSINIETKAQSRTPWQMHFADGPKVTGDTAEHYGDSTEYFLENIPAVNDPLWQAAPRGDLIEYAMASPFCHIGPDSTWSCRKWVDYTYFQTFITIPSNITLTTFTIRLRGIDDGVKVRMYNSINPAGFDIPKGYARLGDGGQTINLLPYAKKCESNRLVLTHVEDCCGWTALDSAYILMQGHVDFPSDVSITSTPILCGSSAASGTATATSVATGPFTYYWNTDPPQTTATATGLAAGTYICTVTPSVGCASAAAVTLSQSALSVSITPPTALPINTCAYGKTAHLVLGYPSTPQQLTLNTNRSGGTSPYSYSWSGTGSQYLSSKTVRNPVFNPSGQSVECAAYNLVLTVRDSRGCVGTDTVEIRVVKASSGNQSCGNNHSKKILICHVPPGNTSNPQTISISVNALPSHTFGPSLGPNSCSSAHKNDCIGSCNVQCNSANRLAEFSEPTTETPIVEVETKEIYPSPNNGNFTLEINVEEAIPVYVSVYNYTGQLIDSKQLQNLTTGLNAVPMQLAKEIAPDGIYFLFVKAGDTEGVVKKFSIKRD, encoded by the coding sequence ATGAATAAACGCTCTACCCGCACTTTTCCAAAAGGGAATAATTGCTTTACTACTGCTCTTTATGCTAGTATTTTTTTAGTGCTTTACTTTTTAAGTATAAACATTGAAACTAAGGCGCAAAGCCGTACCCCTTGGCAAATGCATTTTGCCGATGGCCCAAAAGTAACCGGTGATACGGCTGAACATTATGGTGATTCTACGGAGTATTTTTTGGAGAATATTCCAGCTGTTAACGATCCCTTATGGCAAGCTGCACCAAGAGGCGATTTGATTGAATATGCTATGGCTTCCCCTTTTTGCCATATTGGTCCTGACAGTACTTGGAGTTGTCGTAAATGGGTTGATTATACCTATTTCCAAACCTTTATTACAATTCCTTCTAATATTACACTTACCACATTTACGATTCGCTTGCGCGGGATTGATGATGGTGTAAAAGTTAGAATGTATAATTCAATAAACCCTGCTGGTTTTGATATTCCCAAAGGATATGCACGACTTGGCGATGGTGGACAAACCATCAATTTACTTCCCTATGCAAAAAAGTGTGAAAGTAATCGCTTGGTGCTAACCCATGTGGAAGATTGCTGCGGTTGGACTGCACTTGATTCGGCTTACATTTTAATGCAAGGTCATGTTGATTTTCCATCAGATGTAAGCATCACTTCTACTCCGATTTTGTGTGGTAGTTCTGCTGCTAGCGGTACCGCTACAGCTACTTCTGTTGCAACTGGTCCTTTTACTTATTACTGGAATACAGATCCTCCTCAAACTACGGCTACAGCTACAGGTCTTGCTGCGGGAACATATATTTGTACAGTTACACCTTCAGTTGGCTGCGCTTCAGCTGCTGCTGTTACCTTATCACAAAGTGCACTTTCAGTAAGTATTACTCCTCCTACTGCATTGCCAATAAATACTTGTGCATATGGTAAAACAGCTCATCTTGTTTTAGGCTATCCGAGCACACCACAACAATTAACTTTGAATACTAATCGTAGTGGAGGTACTTCACCTTATTCGTATTCATGGTCGGGCACAGGAAGTCAATACCTCAGTTCAAAAACTGTTCGCAATCCTGTTTTTAATCCTTCAGGGCAAAGTGTTGAATGTGCAGCGTATAATTTAGTTTTAACAGTGCGCGATAGCAGAGGCTGTGTTGGTACCGATACTGTTGAAATACGTGTAGTTAAGGCTAGTAGTGGAAATCAGAGCTGTGGAAATAATCATTCAAAAAAAATATTGATTTGTCATGTTCCTCCTGGAAATACCTCTAACCCTCAAACAATTTCAATTAGTGTAAATGCCTTGCCAAGCCATACTTTTGGCCCTTCATTAGGCCCTAATTCCTGCAGCAGTGCACATAAAAATGACTGTATTGGATCGTGTAATGTGCAATGTAATTCGGCTAACCGCTTAGCAGAATTTTCTGAACCTACTACAGAAACACCAATTGTTGAAGTAGAAACAAAGGAGATTTATCCAAGTCCAAATAATGGAAATTTTACGCTCGAAATTAATGTGGAGGAAGCTATTCCGGTATATGTTTCTGTGTACAATTATACAGGACAATTAATAGATTCTAAACAGCTGCAAAATTTAACCACAGGCCTTAATGCTGTTCCTATGCAACTTGCAAAAGAAATTGCTCCGGATGGAATTTATTTTCTATTTGTAAAAGCGGGCGATACTGAAGGTGTTGTTAAAAAGTTTAGCATCAAAAGAGACTAA
- a CDS encoding pirin family protein, with protein sequence MHRRKFIKGSAILGASVVTPSLLNAESGMLASTTERKIHTIISANKTMVGTLPVLRAFAGDNTDYVSPYVFFDEFGPVELSPKEKPLKVGAHPHAGVIPTTYFLSGNGHHKDSLNYDFQIGKGDFMLFSSGRGAIHMEETGKGLYENGGLYHGFQIWLNMPAKYKFTAPTTNVHKEAEMGTLETKSYSAKIVLGELFGSKSKVELLFPAFYYHIKMKADCRLDIPTNPLHNVFVYVIKGQLEVEGRRAVKANQVALYKRDAELLKLFCNEETEILVLGGQPLNEVVYSYGPFVMNTQAEILQCINDYNSGKMGNPSLVD encoded by the coding sequence ATGCATCGACGAAAATTTATCAAAGGTTCAGCAATACTTGGGGCTTCAGTTGTTACACCTAGTTTACTCAATGCCGAGTCGGGCATGTTAGCCAGTACTACCGAACGTAAAATTCATACCATTATTTCGGCCAATAAAACCATGGTTGGCACCTTACCTGTGCTTCGTGCATTTGCCGGCGATAACACCGATTATGTTTCGCCGTATGTATTTTTTGATGAGTTTGGTCCGGTTGAACTTTCACCTAAAGAAAAGCCTTTAAAAGTTGGTGCGCATCCTCATGCGGGCGTAATTCCTACTACTTATTTTCTCTCCGGTAACGGCCATCACAAGGATAGCCTAAACTATGATTTTCAGATTGGAAAAGGTGATTTTATGTTGTTTAGTTCCGGTCGTGGTGCAATTCACATGGAAGAAACCGGAAAAGGCTTGTACGAAAATGGTGGCTTGTATCATGGATTTCAGATATGGTTAAACATGCCTGCAAAATATAAGTTTACTGCTCCTACAACTAATGTGCACAAAGAAGCAGAAATGGGTACACTTGAAACAAAATCGTATTCGGCAAAAATTGTGTTAGGTGAATTATTCGGCAGCAAATCAAAAGTAGAATTATTATTCCCTGCATTTTATTACCATATAAAAATGAAAGCCGATTGCCGATTAGATATTCCTACCAATCCTTTGCACAATGTATTTGTTTATGTAATAAAAGGACAACTTGAAGTAGAAGGAAGAAGAGCAGTTAAAGCAAATCAGGTAGCATTGTATAAACGCGATGCTGAGCTATTAAAATTATTCTGTAATGAGGAAACAGAAATTTTAGTACTTGGCGGACAACCATTAAATGAAGTAGTGTATTCGTATGGTCCTTTTGTAATGAATACACAAGCCGAAATACTGCAATGCATCAACGATTACAATTCAGGTAAAATGGGAAATCCTTCCTTAGTTGACTAA
- the mscL gene encoding large-conductance mechanosensitive channel protein MscL → MGLIKEFKTFINQGNVVDLAVGVVIGAAFGKIVSSFVDDIISPLIGLMVGETNFGSLKYVLKEAVIGSDGKETAAAVSLNYGSFMEAILDFLIVAAAIFMVVKAMNNMKKKEAEAPAAPAPKPAQEVLLTEIRDLLKK, encoded by the coding sequence ATGGGACTAATAAAAGAATTTAAAACATTTATCAATCAAGGCAACGTGGTTGATCTAGCGGTGGGTGTTGTAATTGGCGCTGCATTTGGCAAAATTGTAAGCTCATTTGTTGATGATATTATTTCGCCTTTAATTGGTTTAATGGTTGGAGAAACCAATTTTGGAAGTTTAAAATATGTGTTGAAAGAAGCTGTTATAGGTAGCGATGGGAAGGAAACTGCAGCAGCAGTAAGTTTGAATTACGGTAGTTTTATGGAAGCTATACTTGATTTTTTAATCGTAGCAGCTGCTATATTTATGGTGGTGAAAGCGATGAACAACATGAAGAAAAAGGAAGCAGAAGCCCCGGCTGCTCCGGCTCCTAAACCTGCTCAAGAAGTTTTACTAACTGAAATTCGTGATTTACTGAAAAAGTAA